The following DNA comes from Alienimonas californiensis.
TTGGATCGAGATCGCCGCCGACGCCGTGCCGGACGTGTTGACGCACCTGCGGGACGAGCACGGCCTGCGGCACCTCAACGATCTGACCGCCTACGACTTCGCCCCCCGGGCGGGCGAGGAAGGGAAGTACCAGGGGGAGCCGCGGCTGGAGGTCGTCTACCGCCTCTCCAACTTCCCGCTGACGCAGGCGCACACGCTCAAAGTCGTCCTGCCCCGCGGCACGAACGACGACCTGCCAGAGGTCCCCAGCGCCAGCGGGATCTTCCCCATCGCGGAGTGGCACGAGCGGGAGACGTTCGACCTGCTCGGCGTGAACTTCACCGGTCACCCGAACCTCTGCCGCATCCTCACCTCCGACGACTGGGTCGGCCACCCGCTGCGGAAGGACTACGAAATGCCGGAGGAATACG
Coding sequences within:
- a CDS encoding NADH-quinone oxidoreductase subunit C, which translates into the protein MTAADLHTALRDRFGDAVRDLRAATDPWIEIAADAVPDVLTHLRDEHGLRHLNDLTAYDFAPRAGEEGKYQGEPRLEVVYRLSNFPLTQAHTLKVVLPRGTNDDLPEVPSASGIFPIAEWHERETFDLLGVNFTGHPNLCRILTSDDWVGHPLRKDYEMPEEYGGIRCR